A genomic region of Trichothermofontia sichuanensis B231 contains the following coding sequences:
- a CDS encoding KH domain-containing protein → MPESVPPLADPAASPDYVSLLRFLAEPLLDSPDSLRVDCEISNRSRVWLRVAFEGEDKGRAFGRGGRNLQAIRTVLTAVAQAAGHTLYLEVFGHGHGSEDGAVSVAEPVTKGERRRLPSRRPRSTSDASSRPR, encoded by the coding sequence GTGCCTGAATCAGTCCCCCCTCTGGCTGACCCTGCTGCGTCCCCAGATTACGTCAGTCTCCTGCGTTTTCTGGCCGAACCCCTTTTGGACTCACCCGATTCTCTCCGGGTGGATTGTGAAATCTCCAACCGATCGCGGGTTTGGTTACGGGTTGCTTTTGAAGGCGAAGATAAGGGTCGTGCCTTTGGGCGGGGAGGCCGGAATTTACAAGCAATTCGCACGGTACTGACGGCGGTCGCGCAGGCGGCAGGTCATACCCTGTATCTGGAAGTCTTTGGGCACGGACATGGCAGTGAAGATGGGGCTGTGTCCGTTGCTGAGCCGGTTACGAAAGGAGAACGCCGGCGTCTTCCCAGCCGACGGCCTCGGTCTACCTCTGATGCCAGTTCGCGCCCCCGTTGA
- the urtC gene encoding urea ABC transporter permease subunit UrtC has protein sequence MTVVNAAIANLGVKRNPKRALVIEAAIVLTIALVLVLILPLLLSGFRLKLLGRFLSLAIVALGIDLIWGYTGLLSLGHGIFFALGGYALAMYLQLQLPAGRIPEFFSLYGVQDLPWFWKPFYSFPFTLVAIVVIPMLVAGLLGYLVFRNRIRGVYFSILTQAALVVFFNFFNGQQKLINGTNGLKTDTSTLFGFQVGTPQVQFVFYVLTVVFLVLIYALCRWLTSGRFGRMLIAIRDDESRVRFSGYNPTSFKVLVFAVSGAIAGISGALYTVQSGIVSPQYMDIAFSIEMVIWVAVGGRATLAGAVLGAVAVNFARTLLSEKFPEIWLFFQGALFLLVVTVLPDGVIGWARYRALDQLRSLLRRPPKVSTYPSLATDPTVQQEQASLEASHPPKSS, from the coding sequence ATGACTGTGGTAAATGCGGCGATCGCGAACCTGGGGGTCAAGCGCAATCCCAAGCGTGCCCTGGTGATCGAAGCGGCGATCGTCCTGACGATCGCCCTGGTGTTGGTGTTGATTCTGCCGTTGCTCTTGTCGGGATTTCGACTGAAGTTGTTGGGGCGCTTTCTGTCACTGGCGATCGTTGCCCTGGGGATTGACTTAATTTGGGGCTATACAGGCCTGTTGAGTTTGGGACATGGCATTTTCTTTGCCCTGGGTGGCTATGCCTTGGCCATGTACCTGCAATTGCAACTGCCGGCTGGCCGGATTCCGGAATTCTTCAGCCTCTATGGGGTGCAAGACCTCCCCTGGTTTTGGAAACCGTTCTATTCCTTCCCGTTTACCCTGGTGGCAATCGTTGTAATCCCCATGTTGGTGGCCGGTTTGCTGGGATACCTAGTGTTTCGGAATCGCATCCGAGGCGTCTATTTCTCGATCCTGACCCAGGCCGCCCTCGTCGTCTTTTTCAACTTTTTCAACGGTCAGCAAAAACTGATCAACGGCACCAACGGCCTTAAGACCGATACCTCCACTCTTTTCGGCTTCCAGGTGGGAACGCCCCAGGTGCAATTTGTGTTCTATGTGCTGACGGTGGTCTTCCTGGTGTTGATCTATGCCCTCTGTCGGTGGCTCACCAGTGGCCGCTTTGGGCGGATGTTAATCGCCATTCGGGATGACGAAAGTCGGGTACGTTTCTCTGGTTACAACCCCACCAGCTTTAAGGTCTTGGTCTTTGCCGTGTCCGGGGCGATCGCGGGCATTTCCGGCGCACTCTACACCGTCCAGTCGGGGATTGTTTCGCCCCAGTATATGGACATTGCCTTTTCGATCGAAATGGTGATCTGGGTAGCTGTGGGGGGACGGGCGACGCTGGCAGGGGCCGTGTTAGGGGCCGTGGCCGTTAACTTTGCCCGGACCTTACTGAGTGAAAAATTCCCAGAAATTTGGTTGTTCTTCCAGGGTGCCCTCTTCCTGCTGGTGGTGACAGTACTACCGGATGGGGTGATTGGCTGGGCACGCTATCGCGCACTGGATCAGCTGCGATCGCTCCTGCGGCGTCCCCCGAAGGTCAGCACCTATCCCAGTTTGGCCACAGACCCGACCGTTCAGCAAGAGCAGGCCAGCCTAGAGGCGTCGCATCCCCCCAAGTCGTCTTGA
- a CDS encoding PhoH family protein — MAETNRIQLPNAASAIALAGDREENLKLLARQTGANVVLRGQELLISGTANQVDLCSRLVRSLADLWQAGISVSSVDILTSRHALDTQRQDELKDLRQDVLARTRRGEEIRAKTFRQRQYVQSMRTCDLVFCTGPAGTGKTFLAAVLAIQALLANQYERLILTRPAVEAGEKLGFLPGDLQQKINPYLRPLYDALYELTDPEKITSLMERGIIEVAPLAYMRGRTLNHSFIILDEAQNTTPAQMKMALTRLGFRSRMVVTGDTTQTDLLPHQPSGLEVACKILQNVEGIAFHRLTHADVVRHPLVQRIIAAYEQQEAR, encoded by the coding sequence ATGGCTGAGACCAACCGGATTCAACTACCCAATGCGGCCAGTGCGATCGCCCTAGCCGGCGATCGGGAGGAAAACCTGAAACTTCTAGCGCGACAAACGGGGGCTAACGTTGTCTTACGCGGACAAGAGTTATTGATTTCAGGGACTGCGAACCAGGTTGATCTTTGTAGTCGTCTGGTGCGATCCCTCGCCGACCTCTGGCAAGCTGGAATTAGCGTCTCCAGTGTAGATATTCTCACAAGTCGCCATGCCCTGGATACGCAACGTCAGGATGAATTAAAGGATCTGCGACAGGATGTGCTGGCGCGTACCCGACGGGGGGAAGAAATCCGGGCGAAAACCTTTCGGCAACGGCAGTATGTGCAGTCGATGCGGACCTGTGATCTTGTCTTTTGTACAGGACCGGCGGGAACGGGAAAGACTTTTCTGGCGGCGGTCTTGGCAATTCAGGCTCTCCTGGCTAACCAGTATGAGCGGCTGATTCTCACCCGGCCAGCCGTGGAGGCAGGGGAAAAGCTGGGTTTCCTACCGGGTGACTTGCAGCAAAAGATTAATCCGTATTTGCGCCCCCTGTACGATGCGTTATATGAGTTAACTGATCCAGAAAAAATTACCAGCCTGATGGAGCGGGGGATTATCGAAGTGGCTCCCCTGGCCTATATGCGGGGCCGGACGCTAAATCATTCCTTTATCATTCTCGACGAAGCGCAAAATACGACGCCAGCCCAGATGAAAATGGCGTTAACGCGCCTGGGCTTTCGCTCCCGCATGGTGGTGACCGGCGATACCACTCAAACGGATTTGCTGCCCCATCAACCCTCTGGCCTGGAGGTGGCCTGCAAGATTTTACAAAATGTGGAAGGCATTGCCTTTCATCGGCTGACCCACGCAGATGTGGTTCGTCATCCCTTGGTGCAGCGGATTATTGCGGCCTATGAACAGCAGGAAGCGCGATAG
- a CDS encoding CHASE2 domain-containing protein — MWQQLRQSLWNWRGVWIVTPSLTVLVLGLRLTGVLQGGEWAAYDQYLRWRPGAGQDDRIVIVGIDEDDVRRLGQAIIPDAVYAQVLRKLAAQNPRLIALDVYRDQPVEPGHAALLQVFEYSPNIIGIEKVVGDRSREAVAAPPVLKAKGRVAFNDLLFDRDRVVRRALLTLQDAEDETVLSVGAYAALAYLAAAGISPELVAGRDYWQIGATPFPPLESHDGGYVRMDAQGYQILLNYRGPSPQFSRVSLTDVLDERIPADWARDRVVLIGAVSESFQDLFLTPFTRTPSQRMPGVEIHASLASQILSTVLDDRPLLKTWPEPVEWLWIALWATIGATVTWTQRYAGGVRSVSWRKGGIVILAAMILVGSSYLLFLASWWVPIVPAAMAFGGAAIAITAYIARTAGDIRQTFGRYLSDEIVANLLEHPEGLKLGGQRRTITLLTSDLRGFTALSERLSPEEVVRILNFYLEAMADVITHYGGTIDEFMGDGILVLFGAPTQRADDATRAIACAIAMQQAMPQINKQMAAWGLPQLSMGIGINTGDVVVGNIGSAKRTKYGVVGSQVNLTYRIESYTTGGQILVSESTLARVCDRVRIDDQKQVQPKGVKEPILIYEIGGISGRYELALPEKVEEQFFALPQPLALFYTILEGKHVGANQFRGQLVKLSETGAEIQADQPDAAAIPIALSNIKLNFFDSSNAQLGDDIYAKVLEKSASPGHYYIRFTAKPPAVEQHLRALYQAVTQAS, encoded by the coding sequence ATGTGGCAACAACTCCGGCAAAGTTTATGGAACTGGCGTGGGGTCTGGATCGTCACCCCTAGCCTCACGGTCCTGGTATTGGGTTTACGGCTCACTGGCGTGCTCCAAGGGGGGGAGTGGGCTGCCTATGACCAGTATTTGCGCTGGCGTCCGGGGGCAGGACAGGACGATCGTATTGTGATTGTCGGGATTGATGAGGATGATGTTCGCCGCCTGGGGCAGGCGATTATTCCCGATGCAGTCTATGCCCAAGTGCTGCGGAAACTGGCTGCCCAGAACCCACGCCTGATTGCCCTGGATGTATACCGTGACCAACCGGTTGAACCGGGACATGCAGCCTTGCTTCAAGTGTTTGAGTACAGCCCTAACATTATCGGCATTGAAAAGGTGGTGGGTGATCGCAGCCGGGAAGCTGTCGCCGCCCCCCCAGTTCTCAAGGCCAAGGGGCGGGTGGCCTTCAATGACCTACTGTTCGATCGCGATCGGGTCGTGCGTCGTGCCCTCCTCACCCTGCAGGATGCCGAGGATGAGACAGTATTGAGTGTGGGAGCCTATGCCGCCCTGGCCTATCTGGCGGCGGCGGGAATCAGCCCTGAATTAGTGGCTGGTCGAGACTATTGGCAGATTGGCGCTACCCCCTTTCCTCCCTTGGAGAGCCATGATGGGGGCTACGTGCGCATGGATGCCCAAGGCTACCAGATTTTGCTCAACTATCGCGGTCCTAGTCCCCAGTTTTCCAGGGTGTCTCTGACCGATGTCCTGGATGAGCGAATACCGGCTGACTGGGCCAGGGATCGCGTGGTGCTGATTGGGGCCGTGAGTGAAAGCTTTCAGGATTTATTTCTGACGCCCTTTACGCGCACGCCGTCGCAGCGGATGCCGGGGGTGGAAATCCATGCCAGTTTAGCTAGCCAGATCCTGAGTACGGTGTTAGACGACCGTCCCCTGCTGAAGACCTGGCCGGAACCGGTCGAGTGGCTGTGGATTGCCCTCTGGGCCACGATCGGGGCGACGGTGACCTGGACCCAACGCTATGCGGGGGGCGTGCGCTCGGTGTCCTGGCGGAAGGGGGGAATCGTCATCCTGGCAGCAATGATCCTGGTGGGCAGTAGTTATCTGCTGTTTCTGGCATCCTGGTGGGTGCCGATCGTGCCCGCAGCGATGGCCTTTGGGGGAGCCGCGATCGCAATTACGGCCTATATTGCCCGCACAGCCGGGGACATTCGCCAGACCTTTGGGCGGTATTTAAGCGATGAAATTGTGGCGAATTTATTAGAGCATCCCGAAGGCTTAAAACTGGGGGGACAGCGACGCACAATTACCCTGTTGACCTCGGACTTGCGCGGCTTCACAGCCCTCTCGGAACGGCTATCCCCCGAAGAAGTGGTGCGGATTCTCAACTTTTATCTGGAGGCAATGGCTGATGTGATTACCCATTATGGGGGCACGATCGATGAATTTATGGGGGATGGGATTCTCGTCCTTTTCGGGGCACCCACCCAGCGTGCGGATGATGCCACCCGTGCAATCGCCTGTGCGATCGCGATGCAACAAGCCATGCCCCAAATTAACAAACAGATGGCAGCTTGGGGCTTACCGCAGTTATCAATGGGAATCGGGATTAATACTGGGGATGTCGTTGTAGGGAATATCGGCTCAGCCAAACGGACCAAATACGGGGTTGTTGGTAGCCAGGTTAACCTGACCTATCGCATTGAATCCTATACTACAGGAGGCCAGATTTTAGTTTCGGAGTCTACCCTGGCAAGGGTATGCGATCGCGTTCGCATTGATGATCAAAAGCAGGTGCAACCCAAAGGGGTTAAAGAACCGATTCTCATTTATGAAATTGGCGGTATCTCCGGTCGCTATGAACTGGCGTTACCGGAAAAAGTGGAGGAGCAATTTTTTGCCCTTCCCCAACCCCTAGCCCTGTTCTACACAATTTTAGAAGGTAAACATGTGGGTGCAAACCAATTTCGGGGACAGTTGGTCAAACTTTCGGAAACCGGGGCTGAAATTCAAGCAGATCAACCGGATGCGGCTGCCATACCGATCGCGCTTTCCAATATCAAGCTTAATTTCTTCGATTCGAGCAATGCTCAGTTGGGAGACGATATCTATGCCAAAGTGCTGGAGAAGTCTGCTTCCCCTGGTCACTACTACATCCGCTTCACAGCCAAACCACCGGCAGTGGAACAACACCTGAGGGCACTTTATCAAGCGGTTACTCAGGCTTCCTAA
- the rpsP gene encoding 30S ribosomal protein S16, with amino-acid sequence MVKLRLKRLGKKREASYRIVAVHATSRRDGRPLEELGFYNPRTNETKLDIPAIVKRLKEGAQPTETVRSILAKANVFEQVRA; translated from the coding sequence ATGGTTAAACTCCGACTGAAGCGACTGGGCAAAAAGCGCGAGGCCAGCTATCGGATTGTGGCCGTCCACGCGACGAGCCGTCGGGATGGTCGTCCCCTAGAAGAGTTGGGCTTTTATAATCCCCGCACTAATGAAACCAAGCTGGACATCCCCGCGATCGTCAAACGGTTGAAAGAAGGGGCACAGCCGACCGAAACCGTTCGTAGTATTCTGGCTAAAGCCAACGTTTTTGAACAAGTCCGTGCCTGA
- the urtD gene encoding urea ABC transporter ATP-binding protein UrtD has protein sequence MKSHILEIENLTVSFDGFKALNQLNFAMETGELRVIIGPNGAGKTTFLDVITGKVQPTIGQVRFKGRNLRSISEHEIARLGIGRKFQTPRVYLNLTPRENLELSGNRNKNVFATLFQRPPKAERLTVSGLLETIGLTAKADMPAALLSHGEKQWLEIGMLVAQSPDLLLVDEPVAGLTDEETERTGELLLSLAESHSIIVIEHDMEFVRQIARKVTVLHEGTVLCEGTIEQVQNDPRVIEVYLGQEPSITPHQMKLLRVVAAMAWVDGNLAPAEVEVILSRLSQLFAESAAEQQKLREELRAYVVQEVPIDETVQEITSPEERELILKLAYDVIQASTAPGETELISPVEAAAYQKLAEFLGLPADAIDRVTSAPADQTGASSSP, from the coding sequence GTGAAGAGTCATATTCTGGAAATCGAGAACCTGACGGTGAGCTTTGATGGCTTTAAGGCCCTCAATCAGCTTAACTTTGCCATGGAAACCGGTGAACTGCGGGTGATCATCGGTCCCAACGGGGCGGGCAAAACGACCTTCCTCGATGTCATTACTGGTAAGGTGCAACCGACGATCGGTCAGGTCCGGTTCAAAGGGCGCAATCTCCGCTCCATCTCGGAACATGAGATTGCCCGTCTCGGCATTGGCCGCAAGTTTCAGACGCCCAGAGTTTACCTGAACCTCACCCCCCGTGAGAACCTAGAACTGTCTGGGAATCGCAATAAGAATGTCTTTGCCACCCTGTTCCAGCGGCCTCCAAAGGCGGAACGGCTGACCGTGAGTGGCCTGCTGGAGACGATCGGCCTGACGGCCAAAGCCGATATGCCCGCTGCCCTGCTCTCCCACGGGGAAAAGCAATGGTTGGAGATTGGGATGTTGGTGGCCCAGTCACCGGACTTGCTGCTGGTGGATGAACCAGTAGCGGGCCTCACCGATGAGGAAACGGAACGCACCGGGGAGTTACTGCTGTCCCTAGCCGAAAGCCATTCGATTATTGTGATCGAACACGACATGGAATTTGTGCGCCAGATCGCCCGTAAGGTGACCGTGCTGCATGAGGGGACCGTCCTCTGTGAAGGCACGATCGAGCAGGTGCAGAATGACCCCCGCGTGATCGAGGTTTACCTGGGTCAGGAACCGTCGATTACACCTCACCAGATGAAACTGCTGCGGGTGGTGGCGGCGATGGCCTGGGTTGATGGCAACTTGGCCCCAGCGGAGGTCGAGGTGATCCTGTCTCGCCTCAGCCAGTTGTTTGCCGAAAGTGCAGCGGAGCAGCAAAAACTGCGCGAGGAACTCCGCGCCTATGTGGTTCAGGAAGTCCCGATCGATGAAACAGTGCAGGAAATTACCAGCCCAGAGGAACGGGAATTGATTCTTAAGCTAGCCTATGACGTGATCCAGGCCAGTACGGCCCCAGGGGAGACTGAGTTGATTAGCCCTGTGGAAGCAGCCGCCTACCAGAAGTTAGCTGAGTTTTTGGGATTACCTGCAGATGCTATCGATCGCGTTACGTCTGCCCCAGCAGATCAGACGGGAGCATCCAGCTCCCCCTAA
- a CDS encoding DUF928 domain-containing protein, which produces MAWRHILPLAGLVTTLLPPTWANNSLLPSPPLPIASQQVSLEFPAGPRRSAPRSTAGGGIRGNLHPCTVKNETPFTALHPPDQLSTTMLGNPTLFVYVPPTIATAAQFTLTSPVGDKVYETAVTLPSQSGVMRLPLPDTIALATATPYRWRLVMLCGGEEEIVRGQILRVELGPEAKSAIAVAQGLQKAELYAQSEVWLDTLMTLAADYPQHRAAWRELLISVGLGAIADQPLLD; this is translated from the coding sequence ATGGCTTGGCGTCACATCCTCCCCCTAGCGGGATTGGTCACCACTCTCCTGCCCCCCACCTGGGCCAACAATTCTCTTTTGCCCTCGCCCCCCTTACCGATCGCCTCCCAACAGGTCAGCTTAGAGTTCCCTGCAGGGCCTCGACGCAGCGCCCCCCGTAGTACGGCTGGGGGAGGCATTCGGGGCAATCTTCATCCCTGTACGGTCAAAAATGAGACTCCGTTTACCGCCTTACACCCCCCGGATCAACTCAGTACCACCATGCTGGGCAATCCTACCCTCTTTGTGTATGTGCCCCCAACGATTGCCACGGCAGCTCAGTTTACCCTCACTAGTCCCGTGGGTGACAAGGTATACGAAACAGCAGTCACCTTGCCCAGTCAGTCAGGCGTGATGCGTTTGCCCCTACCGGATACGATCGCCCTGGCCACCGCAACCCCCTATCGCTGGCGGCTCGTGATGCTCTGTGGGGGTGAGGAGGAAATAGTCCGAGGTCAGATTCTGCGGGTGGAATTAGGCCCAGAGGCGAAGTCGGCGATCGCCGTTGCCCAAGGGTTGCAGAAAGCTGAACTCTATGCCCAATCAGAAGTGTGGCTCGATACCCTGATGACCCTGGCAGCGGACTACCCCCAACACAGGGCTGCCTGGCGTGAACTGCTGATCTCGGTGGGCCTGGGTGCCATTGCCGATCAACCCCTGCTCGACTAG